In the Corythoichthys intestinalis isolate RoL2023-P3 chromosome 12, ASM3026506v1, whole genome shotgun sequence genome, one interval contains:
- the fign gene encoding fidgetin has protein sequence MITSTSFYGLKMQWTPEHTQWAEQHFDISSTTRSPAHKVEAYRGHLQRTYQYAWANDDISALTASNLLKKYAEKYSGILEGPNERALLCSYSEGATGLLNGRKSENEPWQEGIYPMNCAPDVISVSKAGMTAALPPTDASASIGSSPGVPSSLSEPSYSSSNCGSHTATTLHSSLSSQEYSAGYNGSYLHSSYSGQTTPALPSPHPSPLHSAGLLQPPPPPPPPTLVPSYNGASPNLPNYNYPPTGYPSQTAVGPGYSPGGAPPPSAYLPSGIAAPTPIPPSTLPGYTYQSHNHTPIAPAPLNGSTSNSLKRKAFYMSGHGEVDSSYSDFNYNQQRSSQSPMYRLADSSVSDSTRGNGFDRNAEASSLAFKTTKQTISSDQQRKFSIHSSGALTPPSFGSSKSSVDDLRAGDTYGKFGSPILSEQSEEHRQHLPHSLTGPDVGTPTSSILAAEEQLKNSDPNLVDMVTAEILQQCPPVDWSDIAGLDMAKAAVKEEILWPILRPDMFSGLHALPRNLLLFGPQGTGRTLMARCMASQLGAAFLRLSSSALVTKWLVEGEKIIQASFLVARCRQPAVVFISEVDLLLSAQLSEDSPVSRLKAELLMQLDSILSSAEDHVLVVCSTSKPEEIPESLRRYFTKRLLIPLPDGTARHQIISQVLSQHNYCLSDKEMSLLVQRTEGFSGLDVVQLCQEAVVCALQGVPGSDLSSIHPRQMRPVSFQDFDNVFCKFQPSISQKELDTYTEWNKMFGCSQ, from the coding sequence gtctaaagatgcagtggacccCAGAGCACACACAATGGGCAGAACAACACTTTGACATCTCATCCACTACCCGCTCTCCAGCGCACAAAGTAGAGGCCTACCGGGGACACTTACAGCGAACGTACCAGTATGCGTGGGCAAACGATGATATCTCTGCGCTGACTGCCTCCAACCTACTTAAGAAGTATGCTGAGAAGTACTCTGGGATCCTCGAAGGCCCGAACGAAAGAGCCCTTCTCTGTTCCTACTCTGAAGGCGCCACCGGACTCCTGAATGGACGCAAGTCGGAGAATGAGCCCTGGCAGGAGGGGATTTACCCGATGAACTGTGCTCCAGATGTTATATCTGTGAGCAAAGCTGGAATGACAGCTGCCCTACCCCCTACAGATGCGTCAGCTAGCATAGGCAGCTCCCCGGGGGTGCCGAGCAGCTTGTCTGAGCCCAGCTATTCCAGCAGCAACTGCGGGAGCCACACGGCCACGACTCTCCACTCGAGCCTTTCCTCTCAGGAATACAGCGCCGGCTACAACGGCTCATACCTGCATTCTAGCTACAGCGGCCAGACCACCCCGGCCCTCCCTTCTCCGCATCCCTCTCCTTTGCACAGCGCCGGGCTCTTACAGCCTCCACcaccccctcctcctcccaccttAGTACCGAGCTACAATGGCGCCTCGCCAAACCTCCCCAACTACAATTATCCGCCAACAGGGTATCCCTCTCAAACGGCTGTCGGCCCCGGTTATAGCCCCGGGGGAGCGCCCCCTCCTTCTGCTTATCTGCCGTCCGGTATCGCGGCGCCCACTCCCATCCCTCCCTCTACTCTGCCCGGCTACACGTACCAGTCCCACAATCACACGCCGATTGCCCCGGCACCTCTGAACGGCAGCACATCCAACTCGTTAAAAAGAAAGGCTTTCTACATGAGTGGACACGGAGAAGTGGATTCTAGCTACAGCGATTTCAACTACAACCAACAGCGCTCTTCTCAAAGTCCCATGTATAGACTAGCAGACAGCAGTGTTTCAGACTCCACCAGGGGCAATGGCTTTGACAGAAATGCTGAGGCATCTTCTTTGGCATTTAAAACAACCAAACAGACAATATCCTCTGATCAGCAAAGAAAATTTAGCATACACTCCAGCGGAGCGCTAACTCCCCcgtcttttggatcatccaaaagcTCTGTGGACGACCTCCGAGCCGGGGACACCTATGGCAAATTCGGATCCCCAATATTAAGCGAACAAAGCGAAGAGCACAGACAGCACCTGCCTCATTCCCTAACGGGGCCCGATGTCGGCACGCCTACCTCGTCCATCCTCGCTGCAGAGGAGCAACTAAAGAACAGCGATCCCAACCTGGTGGACATGGTGACAGCAGAAATCCTTCAGCAGTGCCCTCCGGTGGATTGGAGTGACATCGCCGGACTAGATATGGCCAAAGCGGCTGTCAAGGAGGAGATACTATGGCCTATTTTAAGGCCAGATATGTTTAGCGGACTGCACGCATTACCTCGTAACCTTCTTTTATTCGGACCTCAGGGAACGGGCAGAACGCTGATGGCTCGCTGCATGGCTAGCCAACTGGGGGCCGCCTTCTTGCGACTTAGCAGCTCTGCACTTGTTACCAAGTGGTTGGTcgaaggggaaaaaattatcCAGGCTTCTTTCCTGGTGGCTCGGTGTCGCCAACCGGCGGTGGTTTTCATTAGCGAGGTGGACCTCCTCCTGTCGGCCCAACTCAGCGAGGACAGCCCAGTGAGTCGATTGAAGGCTGAACTGCTCATGCAGCTCGATAGTATTTTGTCCTCTGCAGAGGATCACGTTCTCGTCGTCTGCTCCACTAGTAAACCCGAAGAGATCCCAGAGTCCCTAAGGAGGTACTTTACCAAGCGATTGCTCATCCCCTTACCCGACGGGACTGCGCGACACCAGATAATCAGCCAAGTACTCTCACAGCACAACTACTGTCTTAGTGACAAGGAGATGTCTTTACTGGTTCAAAGGACAGAAGGTTTTTCAGGACTGGACGTGGTTCAGCTTTGTCAAGAGGCCGTGGTGTGCGCTCTCCAAGGCGTTCCCGGCTCTGACTTGTCCAGTATCCACCCCAGACAAATGAGACCGGTGTCTTTTCAAGACTTTGACAATGTGTTTTGTAAATTCCAGCCCAGCATATCACAAAAAGAACTTGACACTTACACTGAATGGAATAAAATGTTTGGATGCAGTCAATGA